A stretch of DNA from Globicephala melas chromosome 19, mGloMel1.2, whole genome shotgun sequence:
CCATCCCagagggcttcctgggggagAAGGCTCCTGGAGACAGAGTAGCTTTTACCCTGACCCTCGGCCCTGAATACCCCTGTCCAGGACTGGGTCTGGGAAACAGTGGCCACGCAGTTGCCCCGCCTTGATAGTGGCGTGGGAATTTGCCACAAGGAAGGCTGTTCCCGGGGCAAGAGGTCTGGAGGCTGGGCTCCAAGGAACGCTCCCACAGCGGGGGTGGTTGGGACTCTGGCCGCCCCAGTAACTGTCCCTGCCTTGCAGCCACGCCGCCGCCACCCACGCTGACTCTGAATGGCGGGTTTGCCGGGCTCCTACGCCCCGGCTCGAGCGCGACTCTCACCTGCGTGGCGCCCCTGAGCGGGGTGCAGTTCCAGCTGCGGCGGGGCGAGGACGTGCTGCAGGTACCCATGGCCAGTACCAGCCCAGACCGCCTCTTCTTCCAGCTGAACACGCTGGCCCCAGGAGACGGCGGTGTCTACACGTGCCGCTACCGGCTGCCAGAGGAGCTAGCGCTCTGGTCCTTGGACAGCGCGCCCGCCGAGCTGGTGCTGAGCGATGGTGAGCCTGGGGGATGTGGCAGCGGGGAGGGAGGACGGGGGCGCTCTGCCCTCGGGGCAGCGGGAGGAGAGACCCAGGGAAGGGTCCCGGTAACTGCCAGGGCTCAATCCCGACTCATCTgcccggcctcagtttccccagctgagGACAGAAAAATGAGCCCAGCCTCGTGGCCCCGCGAAGAATAATTGGGTCCACGCGCAAGTCTGGCCATGCAGGCGCTACATGCACGGGGGCCCCCAGCCTCCGGGGTCCGGGTGGGCGCCGAGGCCTCTCTGTTGAGGGTGGCCAGTTTGGGGCTGCAGGACCCGCCAAGGACCAGGGGCGTAAACCCCAGGAGTGGACGCCGGCGGGGGAGGCGGGCGCGGATGCTCCTCCAAGAAAACACGACCCCACACCCGTCTATTTTTGTGGGCACACAAATTAGTTAGGAACAGTGTAGGAGCGTGCGTGAGCGTCCAAGGAGGACGAGGGCCGGGACGTTGGGCGGATGGTGCGGTTTTACGCAGGGCGGTGCAGGCGGGCCTCCcgggagggagcagagggagaggggcGCACTCTTTCCGGCGGAAAGATGCGGCGTTGGGCGTCAGCCTTGCCGCGTCCTCCCCTCAGGGACGCTCCCGGCGCCGGAGCTGTCGGCCGAGCCCGCGACTCTGAGTCCCGAGCCGGGGACGCTGGTGCAGCTGCGGTGCCGGGCCCCCCGCGCCGGCGTGCGCTTCTCCCTGGTGCGCGAGGGCGCGGGCCAGCGCCGGGTGCACGGTCTCTTGAGCCCCGCGGGGACGGAGGCCCACTTTGAGCTGCGCGACGTCTCGGCGGTCGACTCGGCCAACTACAGCTGCGTCTACACAGACACGGCGCCGCCCTTCGCGGGCTCCGCGCCCAGCGCGCCCGTGGAGCTGCGCGTGGACGGTGAGCGGCGGGCACATTGGTCCGGAGCCTCCTTCTGCCCGTGCGCAAAACGAGGGTGCCCGCCTGTCCCAGGACGCCGAAGGGAAGCGCTCTGGGCCTCGGTCCTGCCCGCAGAGTCGGCGGCTCCTTAGGGGAGCGCGAGGTCGGCCGCCAGGGCCCTGGGACGCCCAGCCTTTTGGCCTGTTTCCAACCGACGTGAGCACGGGGGCTACGTGTAGCGCTTTGGTGGAGGTCGTGGAGAGAGGACCCGGAACTTAGGGTTCAGAGTGCTAACGGCTTTGCACTGGCTCACGCCTTAGGTTCCCTGTGCGACAGGCCTGTCGGCTGTGGTCAGATTATGACCCCACCTCTGCCTGCTCCCAGGCGCCCGCGGCGGAGGGCTGAGCTGTAATTCTCCCCGAGCCCCCGCCGGCCCTGGGGTCTGTGTGTTCCTCTGATTTCCTCATCCGGATCTCCTGGGGTCGGAGGTCAGGCAGAGCCCCCCGCACAGGGTCCACCACCAGACCACTGACTGCGCTGTGCCCTCTGCGGGAACCCGTTCCCCTGGCTCCTGTCTTCCTTCTCCTCACCTGTCTTGAAGCCCTGAGTGCCGTTCGCTGGGGACCCCAGGGAGTCTCAGAGAAGGCCCGGGCCTGGGGGGTGCGGGGACGTGTACAGGGAGACACTACGGTTACAGCGCAGTGACCACGGTGTGAGGCCAGCAACCTTGGCTGGAGAAGGGGGCTGGCAACGAAGCGGGGCTGGGCCGCTGCTGCCTGGGGCAAGGGGCTTCACTTGACCGACCCGCTGCTCTCCCAGGACCCCTGCCCAAGCCGCGGCTCCGGGCCCTGTGGACGGGGGCCGTGACTCCGGGCCGCGATGCTGTCCTACGCTGCGAGGGCCACGTGCCCGACGTCTCCTTCCTGCTGCTACGGTCCGGCGAAGAGGAGCCCTCGGCGGTGGCCTGGACCACCGACCCCTCCGCGGACCTCGTGCTGACCTACGTGGGGCCCCAACACGCCGGCAACTACAGCTGCGGCTACCGCTCCAACTGGCCCCACTCCCTGCTGTCCCAGCTCAGCGACCCGGTGGAGCTCCAGGTGGCAGGTGGAGCTCGGTTCCGTGGGCACATCGAGGCTCCCGGCCTTTGCCCGGATTCTACCCTCCTACAGGGGTGCCCTTTCCCGCACCTCCTCCCAGCACTAACACTGGCCTAGTCTGCTGGGTGCGTGGGGGGGAATTGCAGGCAGGGAACCACATAGGCAAAGGCCCTAAAGCAGAGAGTGGCCTGGCCAGCTGGAGCACCTGTAGGGAggcccaggtgtgtgtgtgtggtggggggggtcTTAGCTGGCAGCTGACCAAGCCACTTCCTTCCTGGAAGGAAGGGTCTCAGTGAGGTCTGCTCTGACTCACCAGGGAGCCTCCTTTCCCTAGCATTTCTCTTCTGTCAAATCTGTCTAGGAAGCTGATTCGGCTGCAGACCCAGGCTGCTGATGGTATCCTTGGGAAGTCCTTTCTCCAGTCTGGCTCTGATCCCTCTTCCTGCAGCTGGAAGCTGGACTTCCCctggggggagagggcagggatggCTCTTCCTCAACCATGCCAGGAAACAATAAACGTGAagacagactttaaaaatgtgtctttGGCCAATGGCAGCCCTGATGCAGGGGGGCTGGAGTCCCAGAGCCGAGGGAAGTGGGCTGGGATCCTGGGTCTTGAAGGTGGATGGGCTCCGCGTTGGATCCTGAGGGTAGGGGTGCCGAGGGTAGGGGTGCTTCTGGGCCCCCACTTTCAAGACTGCCTTCTTCTGCCTTCTTCCGTTAAGCTACTCCCCAGTCACCTCTGCCCAGTCGCCAGCAGATGTGGGTGGGCAGCTTGAGGCTCCAAACAGAACTTGACTGAACTGGGAGGCAGTTCAGAGGCTGCATTGTGTAGTTCTGTCTTCCCAGTCTGAGTGGCCACCACGTGGTGGTGCCAGACTGTGTCTCCAACCAGAGGCCAGGTCTCCCACATCAGAACTTGGAGCTGTGGGAGGAGTGGGAGTCCTGTCCTTCCCCACTGTCCCTCGATTCTGAGGCCCCTTTGCCCCACCCGACGCCCTCCTGGACTATTGCCAGCTCCTGCCTGGAGCTTGGCCTTCGAGATGCTGGCATACAGCAGTTGTGTATTAGGCTGGCATTATCAACTAATACTTGATAAACTGGGTTTTTGCCTATTTCTTCTGAGAGGTCTGATTTACTGGCATGGAGTTGCTCGTAACACTCCTGCATTCTTTTAGTGCCTGCAGGGTCTGTAGTGCTGTCACCTCTTTCATGACTGATGTGgtgtcccttctccctctctctctgtcagtTTAGCTAGGGGCTCATCAACTgcattaatcttttcaaagaacttacTACATTTTGGCTTTGCTCATTTTTGTATTGTCTCTTTTCTACTTTGTGAATCTCTTCTTGTATCATTACTAGTcccttccttctacttacttctgaattaatttcttctttttccttttcttcaggtgGAAACTTAGGTCATTGACTTTTGGGGTTAAGCATTAGTAACAGCCTAATGTTAGGCTTAAAAATAGGTTTGTGTTACTTTAAATCATGGGAAATTACTTCtttgtggattaaaaaaagatcGACTATTGGCAGTTCATCCATTACATCCAGTTGGTTGATATGTTGTTCAGTTCTTTTGtaaccttactgattttctgtcttcttgttCTGCTGATTCTAGAGAGAGGGGTGTTGACGTCTCCAAGTATAATTGTGAATTTgcctgttattttctttcagctctaccagtttttgtttcctgtattttaaGGCTTTGTTGTTAGATGCATACATATTTGGAATTGTTTTGTGTTCTTGGTGAATTGGCCCTTTATTACTATgtaatttctctctttattcctggtaattttccttgttctgaagtctacttGGTTTGATATTAACATAGTCACTGCAGCATTCTTTGATGGAGTTTTCACATTATATACCTTTCCCCACTCTTTTACCTTAAGCTTAcctatatcattatatttaaagtaggttttttattttattttttaaaaaattccttttaattGGTATGTTTAGACTATTTACATGTAACAATGGATATGCTTGGGTTTTGgtccacctttttcttttctgtttgttccttCTGTTATCCGTCTGTTTCCCCTTTCCTGCCCTCTTTTGGGTTATTTTTTCTCAGGTTCCATTTTAATTCATCTACTGAGTTTTTGATCATCTCTTTGTATAGTCTTTTTTAGGGATTTCTCTAAGGATTACAGTATGCATACTTAACTCTTCACAGTCAacttagaattaatattttaccacttaaaGTGGGATTTAGAAACTTTATCACTATATAGGTCTCTTTATCCTcccctctttaaatttttatttatttatttatttatttatttttattttattttcctctttaaattttttagaaaatcttGTACACTAATGGTTttctttgagatataatttatatacagtaaaatgtaCAAATCTCAAATGTGTCACTGAATGAATTGATACCCCCCTCTTTATGCTGCAGTTGTCATATATACCACGTTAACATACACTGAAAACCCTACCAGAAAATGTCATCAATTTTACTTTCCACCATCATACTTATCTTAACGTAAGCAATCTAAAGTCCCTGTGGCGTTGCTTTTAGTGCAGGCCTGCTTGCAACAGACTGTCTTAGTTTTGCTTCACTTGAGGATGtctttactt
This window harbors:
- the A1BG gene encoding alpha-1B-glycoprotein isoform X6; this encodes MDSGRSSLSNLVEVTGAEPLPPPLLSTKPVPWITPGLNTRLLCLGGLRGVTFLLRREGDDKFLEVAEAPKDRQATFPVHRAGIYSCSYRTHASGAPSEPSATVTIEELATPPPPTLTLNGGFAGLLRPGSSATLTCVAPLSGVQFQLRRGEDVLQVPMASTSPDRLFFQLNTLAPGDGGVYTCRYRLPEELALWSLDSAPAELVLSDGTLPAPELSAEPATLSPEPGTLVQLRCRAPRAGVRFSLVREGAGQRRVHGLLSPAGTEAHFELRDVSAVDSANYSCVYTDTAPPFAGSAPSAPVELRVDGPLPKPRLRALWTGAVTPGRDAVLRCEGHVPDVSFLLLRSGEEEPSAVAWTTDPSADLVLTYVGPQHAGNYSCGYRSNWPHSLLSQLSDPVELQVAGGARFRGHIEAPGLCPDSTLLQGCPFPHLLPALTLA
- the A1BG gene encoding alpha-1B-glycoprotein isoform X4; protein product: MSRYIKARWSFPPRALVPSCPDARMDYVSQKPLRRGRNQGGRLEGVATPARGHHLGGVQPRPGAACFFPSSKTPEATSALCPDPLEPRFPGNTNELRGLALNPVTEEAKYFDTRPTLWAEAESLLEPWANVTLTCQSPLWTLEFQLFKDGVAQGLVHLDSPATEYRFPLGAVTGDTRGLYRCHYSMDSGRSSLSNLVEVTGAEPLPPPLLSTKPVPWITPGLNTRLLCLGGLRGVTFLLRREGDDKFLEVAEAPKDRQATFPVHRAGIYSCSYRTHASGAPSEPSATVTIEELATPPPPTLTLNGGFAGLLRPGSSATLTCVAPLSGVQFQLRRGEDVLQVPMASTSPDRLFFQLNTLAPGDGGVYTCRYRLPEELALWSLDSAPAELVLSDGTLPAPELSAEPATLSPEPGTLVQLRCRAPRAGVRFSLVREGAGQRRVHGLLSPAGTEAHFELRDVSAVDSANYSCVYTDTAPPFAGSAPSAPVELRVDGPLPKPRLRALWTGAVTPGRDAVLRCEGHVPDVSFLLLRSGEEEPSAVAWTTDPSADLVLTYVGPQHAGNYSCGYRSNWPHSLLSQLSDPVELQVAGS
- the A1BG gene encoding alpha-1B-glycoprotein isoform X2, producing MSRYIKARWSFPPRALVPSCPDARMDYVSQKPLRRGRNQGGRLEGVATPARGHHLGGVQPRPGAACFFPSSKTPEATSALCPDPLEPRFPGNTNELRDFDTRPTLWAEAESLLEPWANVTLTCQSPLWTLEFQLFKDGVAQGLVHLDSPATEYRFPLGAVTGDTRGLYRCHYSMDSGRSSLSNLVEVTGAEPLPPPLLSTKPVPWITPGLNTRLLCLGGLRGVTFLLRREGDDKFLEVAEAPKDRQATFPVHRAGIYSCSYRTHASGAPSEPSATVTIEELATPPPPTLTLNGGFAGLLRPGSSATLTCVAPLSGVQFQLRRGEDVLQVPMASTSPDRLFFQLNTLAPGDGGVYTCRYRLPEELALWSLDSAPAELVLSDGTLPAPELSAEPATLSPEPGTLVQLRCRAPRAGVRFSLVREGAGQRRVHGLLSPAGTEAHFELRDVSAVDSANYSCVYTDTAPPFAGSAPSAPVELRVDGPLPKPRLRALWTGAVTPGRDAVLRCEGHVPDVSFLLLRSGEEEPSAVAWTTDPSADLVLTYVGPQHAGNYSCGYRSNWPHSLLSQLSDPVELQVAGGARFRGHIEAPGLCPDSTLLQGCPFPHLLPALTLA
- the A1BG gene encoding alpha-1B-glycoprotein isoform X3, with translation MSRYIKARWSFPPRALVPSCPDARMDYVSQKPLRRGRNQGGRLEGVATPARGHHLGGVQPRPGAACFFPSCLALNPVTEEAKYFDTRPTLWAEAESLLEPWANVTLTCQSPLWTLEFQLFKDGVAQGLVHLDSPATEYRFPLGAVTGDTRGLYRCHYSMDSGRSSLSNLVEVTGAEPLPPPLLSTKPVPWITPGLNTRLLCLGGLRGVTFLLRREGDDKFLEVAEAPKDRQATFPVHRAGIYSCSYRTHASGAPSEPSATVTIEELATPPPPTLTLNGGFAGLLRPGSSATLTCVAPLSGVQFQLRRGEDVLQVPMASTSPDRLFFQLNTLAPGDGGVYTCRYRLPEELALWSLDSAPAELVLSDGTLPAPELSAEPATLSPEPGTLVQLRCRAPRAGVRFSLVREGAGQRRVHGLLSPAGTEAHFELRDVSAVDSANYSCVYTDTAPPFAGSAPSAPVELRVDGPLPKPRLRALWTGAVTPGRDAVLRCEGHVPDVSFLLLRSGEEEPSAVAWTTDPSADLVLTYVGPQHAGNYSCGYRSNWPHSLLSQLSDPVELQVAGGARFRGHIEAPGLCPDSTLLQGCPFPHLLPALTLA
- the A1BG gene encoding alpha-1B-glycoprotein isoform X1, with product MSRYIKARWSFPPRALVPSCPDARMDYVSQKPLRRGRNQGGRLEGVATPARGHHLGGVQPRPGAACFFPSSKTPEATSALCPDPLEPRFPGNTNELRGLALNPVTEEAKYFDTRPTLWAEAESLLEPWANVTLTCQSPLWTLEFQLFKDGVAQGLVHLDSPATEYRFPLGAVTGDTRGLYRCHYSMDSGRSSLSNLVEVTGAEPLPPPLLSTKPVPWITPGLNTRLLCLGGLRGVTFLLRREGDDKFLEVAEAPKDRQATFPVHRAGIYSCSYRTHASGAPSEPSATVTIEELATPPPPTLTLNGGFAGLLRPGSSATLTCVAPLSGVQFQLRRGEDVLQVPMASTSPDRLFFQLNTLAPGDGGVYTCRYRLPEELALWSLDSAPAELVLSDGTLPAPELSAEPATLSPEPGTLVQLRCRAPRAGVRFSLVREGAGQRRVHGLLSPAGTEAHFELRDVSAVDSANYSCVYTDTAPPFAGSAPSAPVELRVDGPLPKPRLRALWTGAVTPGRDAVLRCEGHVPDVSFLLLRSGEEEPSAVAWTTDPSADLVLTYVGPQHAGNYSCGYRSNWPHSLLSQLSDPVELQVAGGARFRGHIEAPGLCPDSTLLQGCPFPHLLPALTLA